ATCAACAGGGTATCGGTCGTGGTCCAGGTCGTTGCCGATGCATCGTCCAGGCCGAAACTGAGGTGGCCGGGGAACGCGCGCGTGGTGAGCCCGAGCGCGCGCAATGCGTCGACTCGGCCGGCACCCTGCTGAAGGACGGACAGTCCCAGGTCGCGTGCGGAGTTCATCAGGATCGCCTTGATCGCGGCGGGAGTAAGGGTCTTGTCCCTGGACCGGAGCAACGCAGCAATGCCTGCCGCCATGGGTGAGGCCATGGAGGTCCCCGACTTGAGTGCGTATCCTCCGCCTGGAGCGAGGGACCAGATCATGTCGCCCGGTGCGGAGACATCCGGCTTGATCGCGAACGTTCCTCCGGCCGGGCCTTTGGAGGAATACTCCGCGCGACGGTCCAGAGAGTCCACGGCTGCCACGGTGATCGCCAGCCGGGCTGTGCCCGGACTGCCAACGGATTCCATGGCAGTATAATAGTAGTTGTCTTCCTTTCCCTGGTACGGGGTATAACGTCCGGCGTTGCCGGCGGAGATGCAGAACGTGATGCCCAGGCGAGTGGCGTTATCCACCGCGGTCGACAGCGCATCGTCGGGGTCACCGTAGTCCGAGCCCAGGCTCATATTCACCACATCGGGGCGATCGGATGGATCGCCGTTCTGATCGGGATCGGCAAGCCGTTCGATCGCTGCAAGGATGTCCGCCTCACGACCGCGGCCGCGGTCGTTGAGGACCTTGTAGGCAAGGAGACGGGAGAGGGGGGCAACGCCCTGGAGGTCTCCGGCATTCGCGGCAATGATCCCCGCGACATGCGTACCATGCCCGTTGTCGTCCATGGGATCGGGATCATGGTTCACGAAGTCGTAGCCGCCCGTCACGGTGAACCCCGGTCCGATCCCGCCGCCGAGCGCGGGATGGAGATAGTCGATGCCGCTATCGATGATCGCCACGAGCACGCCACTGCCCTTCACGGCATAGGCTGACCACGCTTCACGTGCATGGATCTGCCGGAGGCTCTTTTCGAGATGAGCTTCGTATGACTTTGCGCGATGGATCTTTTTGACATACGGGAGGCGTTCAACGATCCGGATGTCGTTTTCGCGAAGGGCCAATGCTGCGCCGTAGAAGACCTTATGATAGAAACGGTCTGGCGACAGGTCGAAGGCAGTGATCCCCTGGCGGTTGAGGTCTGCCGGGAACTCCGCACGACGGTCGAGGTACCGTGGAGCAGAAGCAGCGGCGGACGAATGGCTCGAGAGGATGAACTGAGGCTCCTCTGTGAATTCCACGATCACATCGATCAGGGAATCCCGGGCCACGGGCATAAGGGATGGGGTGGGGGTGGGATGCGCCGCCGGATCCTGCGCATGTCCATGAGGCAAGGAAACACGGCGAAAGAGCAGGGGCACAAGTGCCATCATCATGCATGGCAGGGGTTGCGCATGAGAGCGTGACCGACATCACAAGTGAGAGAACGGGGAAGCAGAGCGGTGCGCATCGTTGCTCCTGACCGATGGACGACGTCGGGGTAAAGCGGTGCTGGCTCGGTGTCAATGAGGTTGTAAGTGGTTCCAGACCCTGCCGACTCCGGACCATGTCCCCATCCCCGTCCGGGGAATTCAAAGTACAAGACCCCGTGTTCTCCCTGTCCTCGCGCGGGATTCCCGCGAGCAACGCTCGCAGATGTAGCGATCAGGAATGCCCTTCGTGAGATCGATCCTCTCTCCCATGTGCGCGGAAGCCTGCATGGTGGGACGCGGCTGCGTGAAGTGATAAGGGCGTCTATGGAACTTTCCCAAAATTCCCGCTACAGTATCACCTGCATGCGCACGGTCGCGGCATAGAACAGGAAGAACGGTCCTTGGGAGATGCATCGCCTCAAGTTCCATCGTTGTGATCGTTCTGTGTGCCGCCCTCACCGGGTCGGCGCAGACGTCCTCATTGCGTGCCACCCTCGACAGCATCGCCGGGGGCATTCAAGCGAAGACTGGTGTTGCGGTGTATGGTATCGAATCTCCGGACACACTGACCGTGGGGGGCAGCGGGCGGTATCCCATGCAAAGCGTGTACAAGTTCCCGCTCGCGGTTGCGGTCCTGCATGCCGTTGATCAGGGGAAGCTCTCGCTCAGCCAGAAGGTCCATATCCGGAAGAAGGATCTGTTGCCGAACACCTGGAGCCCGCTCCGCGAGAAGTATCCGGGTGGGAATGTGGATGTGACACTGGACGAGATCATCCGCTCCACGGTTGCGCAGAGTGACAACAACGGCTGTGACCTGCTCTTCCGTATGATGGGTGGGCCGGCAGAAGTGAACCGGTACATACATTCGCTGGGCGTCACGGACATCGCGATCGTGAACACGGAAGCGGAGATGCACCGCGACGACAGGGCGCAGTACCGCAACTGGTGTGCACCGGGAGCGATGGCGTTGTTGTTGAAGAAGTTCTATCGCGGGGAAGTTCTGGCACCTTCGACCAGCGCCTTTCTGCGCGAGGTCATGGAAGGAACGACCACCGGTCCGCGCCGCATCAAGGGGTTGTTGCCGGAGGGGACCGTTGTCGCCCACAAAACCGGCTCATCGGGTGTGTACGGGGACATCGTTCCGGCGACGAATGATGTAGGGGTGATCACGCTTCCTGACGGACGTCATCTGGCATTGGTCGTGTTCGTCACGGATGCGCATGAGCCGGAAGGGATGTGCGAAGGGTTCATTGCCCGCGTGGCACGCGCCGTGTGGGATGCGCATGTGCGGCCGTAGATCGGCATCCGCCCATTGATTTTCTTTTCGTTGCGGAGTACATTGAACCGTAGATGCGCAATGCTCCGCCCAAGAGGTCCCGTTGCACTATCCCCACCGGACAGATCGTGGCACTGGCCCGGTACAGCTGAGGCCCCCGTTGAAACGCGTTACCATCCATGATGTTGCCAGGCTTGCC
This DNA window, taken from Ignavibacteriota bacterium, encodes the following:
- the bla gene encoding class A beta-lactamase, subclass A2; this translates as MASSSIVVIVLCAALTGSAQTSSLRATLDSIAGGIQAKTGVAVYGIESPDTLTVGGSGRYPMQSVYKFPLAVAVLHAVDQGKLSLSQKVHIRKKDLLPNTWSPLREKYPGGNVDVTLDEIIRSTVAQSDNNGCDLLFRMMGGPAEVNRYIHSLGVTDIAIVNTEAEMHRDDRAQYRNWCAPGAMALLLKKFYRGEVLAPSTSAFLREVMEGTTTGPRRIKGLLPEGTVVAHKTGSSGVYGDIVPATNDVGVITLPDGRHLALVVFVTDAHEPEGMCEGFIARVARAVWDAHVRP